The genomic stretch GTTCATTTTAATTGCATGTGAATTAGATGAGTCCGTACATAAAAAAAAAAGcagaagttgatgacaatcaatgTAATTCAAGTACGTCAACTTTTCATAAAACAAAGCATACCAATAGACTTTTCATTGACGAATGACGTTTTAGTCTCCTTCTTTCTAATATAACCTTGTCTATTAAGTTTCCAACGCATTTCAACTAATACAATTTCCTTGTCATTCTAGTACTAGTATCTTTATTCCTATATATTTTGGCACTTGAACGAAGTTTCTAAGACCATTCCTAAGTAAAGGTCACGCTAATTAGGTCACGGTCTGATTTTACTTTTAATTCCACCTTATTAACTTTGATTAATTTTCACCCTCTCAAGCAGAAGGTCGTGATCTAGGTCATCAACCCAGTCATTGGAGTTGTCCTTTTTTGTATCCAACAAATCAGAAATTGACACCTATTAGGTCATGGAAGAGGTCACAAGAATTAAGcagaggtcacaaattgacctccaaaggtcacaaattgacctttggTCACAAATTAGCAATTTTGGTCACCAATTAAGTAACTTAATTAAGTCACTAACCATGATCAAGCAACGTCATGACcaagcaattgaccttgcttgaaGATGGtctaaaacacacaaaaaaaaaaaacataattcgTTATCAGTAGGTATCTTCAAAGACGGTATTTGTAATTCGCTATAATGTATAGTATGATGATGACGAAAATGGAGAATGTAGTTTTGGAAGAGAAACAGAAGAAAGAAGGGCTGTTGGACTTGGTGTTTTCTTGGTCACCCAATGATCTTCTTAACAATAACCTCTACAAGAATAAGGTATTCGTTTCGACCTTATTTTACCCTTCTGTTTGGAGCAAAGAATATTTACTGGAAAATTATTTCCTTAGTTTCTATAGCAAAAACGATTTGATGAAAATTGAAAATGTAGTGAATCGTTTTCTTTCTACAAGTCAAATTCAATCGTACTCTCATTCTCCATTTAATTTCCATAATCTCATTATAATAAAACTTATTATACTGTCCCGTGCAATTGATATATTACTcaatgtttattatgatataaaaCTTATTATTCCGTCCATCATTTGGTGTATGTTGTTACGCAATTTGCGCTAAagttttaataaattttaaatatacGGTTATTTTTTAGTATCATCTCATCTTAATTATATGCACCATGTAAACTTTTTAATCTCCACATTAAATTTATggtgctgattttcgcagtacacatctTACTCATAGTAGTACATTGTTGACAATTATACCCCTGCATTTCCactctctaacttctctctatTCTATACTCTATAATTTCACATACCTATTCTCCTCTAATTTCACATCGCGCTATTTCCAACTAATGTTATCGACTTCTCAATCGTCGTTGGGGGAGGGGGTTTACCGGTGGAGTAGGTTGCCGTCGCCGGCGGTGTGCTGTGAACGTAATTAATTTACGGAATAGTACATTTCACCCACTATCTACTACATTGAATAAAAAGCATTGGGTTAAAAAATTGATTAATCAATACTTGTAGTACATTGAGAAAAGTAGAAAAATTAAAGCCATAACTAGACGTATTGTATTCAACTATTCCTAACCCTGTACTACGTTGACATACAACAATACTACTACGTACTACGGCGGTCCATTACCACGGTACCACAAACAACACTATCACCGTACCACTGCTTCGAGGGTGACTCTCACCGTCGAACCACATCGGCAGACCACCGTCACCACCAACGCACCCACCATACTATATACTAATTAGCCCTTAATTAATTTAGAAATAAACTCTAATTAAAAAGGAAATTAAATTGTTACTATGGGCTTAATGAATTAAATACTCGCTCTTCATTCGAATAATCATTTATAATTGAATTATTCTAAGGATCTTGGAGAAGGTTCAGATTTAACAATAGAGAGATGGTAGAGAGAATTAGATTTGATGTTGCTTAGCCAATGGTAAAGAAATGGAAAATTTGATATAAAAAGTACGGTAATGAGTAAAaatcgtactgcgaaaataaattgcgTAAATTTATTAACCAAATCTAAAATCATAAATATAATTTGATATAAACTTAATTATGTATTTTTATAGTTGCTAATAAAAACATTTGAAATAACATACCCGTgtaatttgcacgggtttaacacTAGTAAACCTTAAAAAAGCTTGCTTATTGTTGGTAAGAGATTTGTTGTAAAAAGGTTTGTGTTTTTGATGATTTGGCATTTGACAAACCTCAAAATGGGTTCTTCTATTGTGGATGCTCTaagtagtactccctccattcaactccactttgcaacatTACTTTTTGCGCGGGTATTATGAAAcggattaaaaaaactattaaaagtacatagggaaagggaatggtggggttaaagatatttaaaaaatataaaggtgagttttatggtggatttgtgtgggggtatgaatgacattttttgtaaatatagattttcaataaggatagaaaggtcttttacatgtccaaataaggaaacctgtaaagtggagttgaatggacggaaatagaatacttgtaaagtggagttgaatggagggagtatctaCCTATATGGATAGACAAAAATGAAATGGTTAGAAAATAATAAAATGTTGGTCGTATCTATATAAGTGGATCATTATTTGAACCGTTGTTAGAATTTGTGTTCATTTTAATTGCATGTGAATTAgatgcacaaattctcattgaagatatgacatatccgtcacttttgagtgacggataccattttaccttacAAAATACCCACTTTTttttctctctgcaacactattcatgtggtcccctttctccactaactcattttgttaccattttatctcacaaaatatccaccACAAATGATAACCCGTCACAGAGAACACCAATTGAATTAGATGAGTCCGTACATAAAAAAAGCataagttgatgacaatcaatgTAATTCAAGTACGTCAACTTTTCATAAAACAAAGCATAAGTGCATAACAATAGACTTTTCATTGACGAATGACGTTTTAGTCTCCTTTCTAATATAACCTTGTCTATTAAGTTTCCAACGCGTTTCAACTAGTACAATTTCGTTGTCATTGGAGTAGTAGTATCTTTATTCCTATATATTTTGGCACTTGAAGTTTctaaaacacacacacacacaaaacatAATTCATTATCAGTAGTATCTTGAGATATTTGTAATTCGCTATAATGTATAGTATGATGATGACGAAAATGGAGAATGTAGTTTTggaagagaaaaagaagaaacAAGGGTTGTTGGATTTGGTGTTTTCTTGGTCACCCAAGGATCTTCTTAACAATAACCTCTACAAGAATAAGGTATTCGTCTCCACTTTATTTTACCCTTTTGTTTGGAGCAAAGAATATTTACCGGGAAGTTATTTCCTTAGTTTCTATAGCAAAAACGATTTGATGAAAATGTAGTGAATCGTTTTCCTTCTACAAGTCAAATTCAATCGTATTCACATTCTCCATTTAATTTCCATCATCTCATGTTCGTGTTTTTATGGCTAGAAGTTATTGGATAATTATCGTTAGTTTCTTTATTTTATTACTTGTATTTTTCATTATCGACTATGCAATTTTGTCAACAAGTTGGTTTGAAGTAAAGCTTATTTTGCTAAAACTTGATAATCTACATAGCAAAGGTTCAgcttttattttttcaaattaaTAGACTCCTCTAGGAGCCGTTGCACCAAATCCATTGAAGGCTCCCACATCCCACAAAACAAGGACTAAAGGCTCCCACATCCCACAAAAACAAGGCTCCCACGTCCCACAAAACAAGGCTCCCAGATTCCCTTCTTTACATATTGTATATATTATTTCCCTTATTTTCTTGATTCTTGGCTTGTATATATAAGGCATATCTTAGCATGTAAACGGAACAATTGATACTGATTAAGAGTGATAATCTTTCCCTCAAATCTCCTCTCTCACGTGTATAATACAAATCGTCACAAACTCACAATCACATTATGTTGTAATAGTCCCTTCGTTTTGTTTTATTAGGGAAAAAAAATTGTTTCGTTTTGCCACTAATTAATGGCAATTTCCCATGCAATATTTTAGAAATCCAAAGTTAATATACTCTTTATGTGGCTAAAATGAGACATGACAAAAAGATTTATGTtttcttcttcaattttcaaGAGGAATTTATCATGCTTAAGTTTAACTACTACTATTTTTGAAACATTTCCAAGGACTTTTTTTAATTCTTGTGAAAAATCCTAAAAACATAGAAAAGATAAAACAAAACATAGGAGCCCATTATTATAGGGGTGAGGGGTCCTCATTTATTGTAGAGAGGATCCAGATTAGGCGCCATCCGGTGTTGCTAACTCATTTTCCGTATAAGTGTCTCGTACCGTCACGCTACTAGAATGTAAAACCTTACTCTTCacatttgtcaaaaaaaaaaaaacatttagttAGTAGgttactagtgtagatcccgcgtaaatgcgcggtaaatatatgccttttaatttttagtgtttTAGTTATacattttagatttatatctcgcgaatttttataaaaaaataattaatattaaaattaatcaaaaaaattgaataattccatgaattgtgttttttatgaaaatactaGGTAGTATcacgcgcttcgcgcggcctgttttaaaattttattattataattgaagaaaaataatttaattcgtatataacctttaatatttttacctataaataaaaataaattaattttttttctcaaattttatttttttaggtttaagttcagtgttttaaaataaaatacatataattttaattaaaactaataccaagttatagttaattacgcatgatcaacgttttacaaaaaaaaattgtaattgatcaaattatcacattaattaaaataaaaatttttcgaataatgcaacaatcaacattaaggtaCATTAAGGTATCAAagtatatcatttcacgatatgttatgttccaaatcagttaaaagatttattcaaaatgatgtgaatataattttatgcaatttttaattttgtatgtaTAACGTTTGATATTTATTTATCAAATATATATGCCCAAACTAAACTTATTCAAATATTTTGGTTGTGTCTTACATGTTCTATGTGTCAAATATATCTATCAGAAATTTGCACCTGTTGTTTTTTTTAACAACTATATATaacgatgtttaagagtttacgtaaataaaataggttgaattttctcaaatatcatttttataagataacgtataaaatatttaaataaaagtaataTCTAGTTAGTCATAACTAATGTTTTGTtcttgacgtatacatatttaactaaagatattaaagaaaaatctaATGTGTATTTTACTTTTTCATGTTGTTTATATAATAGGGTTTTTCTACATGATACCCTTGTACTTATTTGAATTCTATGTGATACCCCTCGCTTTTCAAAAATACCCGTGGTACCCCTAAACATGataaaaacatcttaaaatacccaaaatgctctaatccgcctctttagaatgtttaatttatacattttttattgatttgtttggcaataatttgtcatgtcattaacataaacatcgtctactcaattgtaaacatattttctttacaaaatataacatatttaaacGTGATTTTTAGTAGATTGGGTATTTTTAGAACATTTTACTACATTTAGGGATACcacttatattttcaaaaatataggGGTATCACGTAGAATGCGAAGAAACACGGGTATCATGTAGAAAAACcctatataatattatattacttaataatcattacttttcttttaattattcaaactcattcgtgatcactgtgtacatacatactcgttatcacagtatttaaacctctcaaaatctcatatgtattcattttgtcgcaatataattttttcgtcccacactataaaaacttatatcttagtagttttttttttaaagttttgtttttaatatatacaatgactctttaaaatatatttttcttaataaaattaatggtctaagttttataactttctcaaaatatttttttacgtaaatgtgaAACATTGTAAGatgctcactttaatcatctctacatatcaaattatgttaataaatataatgaaaagtatactcgattgaaagcattttttgcaatgaacgtttttatttacaatttagaatttttatcaaaatattttttttaataaatttagaatcaaatcaacgTAATTacttaatataattttataataaaatttattaaattatagttaatatttactaagatttatgctgcatttattatatttatatttaatgttcagctgtaattaatactcgTATTTAATGTTGGGTTGACACGTGTCGCatacatcaattttttttttttttaaaaatattttttcgtcacgaagttaataataggagatacaatctttatgtatagattattttaaatgaaaatttagtttaataaatgaaaatttaatttgtttccatatataagtttgagcactttggtGGAAAAACTTTAGAAAAGTTGTagtctcttagtatataggaggatttatacttttaaaatttgcacctcatAAATATTTATCAGctcactccattgtattttgatatgaaacaaaaaaattgaaatggaaaactaataaaaaaatttatttaagttgtgaattttttttagtgaatgatttttgtcacgaagctaattttaagcatgtgtcaagttattctctacagtaataattactgcattactgaaaaatgtagcaacttatactttataatcctctatttactaaatgaataggcgaatcTAGGAATTTTCCCGCTCAAATTTTTTCAGTTATATATTGGGCCTTAATATGTTTAGTAATTATTCTTAAGTATTGGGCTTAACATTTTTGCTCATTCTATAGTCTATACAAATGCTTGCCTACTTTATATAATTCTTATTTGTGAATATTTGTACAAAAATATATTTACCAAAGTATTTTACACGGTCATATTGTCATATATCTCAAAAATTCtgtgctttagcacgggatctacactagtttaatatcaattttattttattttaatgaaaaatcataattatgaatttatttaaaaaattagagtttatttataagaatatattcattaaaaagataataatgtaatgaaagaaaattttatttattaccttatttagctagttttttttttggaggaaaaactaaaagatttttattcttttagtagtagggggatgtcACCAGTATAATTTGTATGGTGTGCAGGTTACGAAAATACCAGACACATTTTCATCAACAGCTGAATACTTGAAGTCATTCAAGCTGCCACTCATCGAAGAGACTCGAGCCGATTTCTGTTCCGGCTTGGAATCAATAGCTGAATCTCCTGCGTCTGAGATATCGAAAATTTCCATAGATAAGACTCACAAACCCCCTAAAGAATTGCACTATAAAATTACTATCAGACCCGTTACTGACCTGCACAATCCTGGTGGACATTATGATCCACAGTCTGGTGATGTTTTTGCCCTCTCTAATGTTAGGCCTCGAAATGTGGCTGATTTGGTACGCCCTGGTCAAAACATAATCTTCGCCTTTGTTGAAAAGGCTAGTGAAGATGAACCTTCTATTTTGATAACACCATCCGAGGAATTAGATCGTTCAGAGCTACTAAGTAAGAAAAAAGAGACGAAACTGTTTGCTACGTTTGTGATGAACTTGACTACAAATACGAGAATATGGAAAGCACttcaccctagtcctaaatcccCTAACTTGGGTCTTCTTGAAAATTTGCTGCAACATAATCCTTCTGTAAGTCAAACTGTTATGTATTCTTCTAAATTGTCGACGATTGTTTATTAATTCTCTAATTTGCTCTAAGTCGTATTCAAACATGCAGGGTGACAATGAGGAATGTTCTGTTTGTGTTTCTGAGGAAGTCAGTAAGGCCAGGAAATCTAGTGTGTTAGCCATTATTCGGTCGTTTGAATTGGACGAGTCTCAAACGAATGCTGTGCTAAGCAGCATTGATATGGCAAAGTGCTCGCACCAGAAAAACAACGTGAAACTGATTTGGGGTCCACCAGGGACAGGGAAGACCAAGACAGTCGCGTCTTTGTTGTTTGTGCTTCTTAAGCTGAAATGCCGGACACTGACTTGTGCGCCGACTAATATAGCAGTTCTACAAGTTGCTGAAAGGCTTGTGAAGATTTTTCTAAAGCCAGTCAGAGAATATGATACTTACGGGTTGGGAGACATCGTGTTGTATGGAAATGGAGAAAGAATGAAGATAGATGAAAATGAAGAGCTTGTTGATGTGTTTCTTCAGTATCGTATTGAAACTCTCGTTGAATGTCTCTGCCCTGTGACAGGGTGGAAATATAACTTAGATTCTATGATATGCTTACTTGAGGATCCTCAAAAGCAATATAATACTTACTTGGGCGGGGACAAAAGGGATGACAATGATAACGAGGATATTGCAGTAGATGGAGATGCAGTGAATCCGGAGTCATCAAAGAAAacgaagaataagaagaagaacaaGAAGAAAATGAAGGATATCATTAATGAATCTTTGATCGGAAACCAAATTAATCAGCAAACAGGAAGTAGGATGACATTTGAAGAGTTTGTGTTAAAAAAATTCCGGTCTGTGTCACTGAAGTTAGTCTTCTGCGCCAAGAATTTGTACACTCATCTACCAACATCCGCGGTCCCTTTGTATGTGGTCAAGCAGATGATTCAGCTCATTAATTTACTTAAGACACCCGGAAATTCAAAAGAAACCTATCAATTTACTGATCTGATGTTCAAAAAGACCCAACTTATTTCGATCCTGAAAGAATTAGTTAAAGGGTTTCCGCGACCAAAATTTGAAGGAACATTGAGAAATTTTTGCTTGGAAAATGCTCGTTTGATTTTCTGTACAGCATCAGGCTCTATCAAAATGAAGTCACCTGTTGAAATGGTGGTAATAGATGAAGCTGCACAGCTCAAGGAATGTGAGTCGGCTATTCCATTACAGATTCCCGGTGTCAGAAACGCACTTCTTATTGGGGATGACCGACAGCTTCCTGCTATGGTTCAGAGCAAGGTTAATACTATTTATAATTCCTTTTCAACCTttctatatataataataataattgcatCCTTTGATCATTTACCAACTGAATGTCGACATTTTTAGGTATCGGGAAATGTTAACTTTGGACGGAGTCTGTTTCAAAGGCTGGCAAGCTTAGGGAAAAAGAAACATCTCTTGAACATTCAGTACAGAATGCATCCGACCATTAGTTCATTCCCCAATCGGAAGTTTTACGAGAAGAGTATAGTAGATGCATCAAATGTAAAGCTGAGAAGCTATACTAAAACTTTTCTTAAAGGGAACATGTATAGCTCCTACTCTTTCATTAATGTATCGAGTGGCAAGGAAGACTTCAGGAAAGGGCATAGCCCAAGAAATCTAGCGGAAGCAGAAGTTGTTAATCAAATCATCGGAAAGCTCTATAGCTGTAAGTTATCTGTTTTTTTCCAAGACAGAAATTAACTCGTAACAATTGCTAATTGGGTTTTAACTAATATTGCAGATCATTGTAACACCAAGACGGCGATTAGTGTGGGAGTTATATCACCTTACAAGGGTCAAGTAGGCCTAATGCATGAGAACTTAGGTAAGAAATATGCTGCGCGGAAGGGAAATGGGTTCACTGTCAATGTTCGGTCTGTTGATGGGTTTCAAGGAGGTGAAGAGGACATAATTATAATTTCAACTGTTCGATGCAACGGAAATGGATCAGTTGGTTTCCTTTCGAATCATCAGAGAACAAATGTTGCTCTAACCAGGGCAAGGTATGCCTCGCCTCTTTATACGATGAGCACTTTTAACTAAACTTATATCAGTAACATTAACTTTTTCTTACTGAATTTGTGTAGGTACTGTCTTTGGATAGTTGGGAGCGGGAGTACTTTGGCGAACAGTGGAACAGTGTGGCAGGATCTTGTGAGTGATGCCAAAATGAGAGGGTGTTTCTATAATGCAGATGAAGCTGCAGAGTTTAAGCAAACTTTAAAACCAGGCTTAATCAAGATTAGCCGAACCCCATCTAAACTCGATCCTGCAGAGTCTTTGTCAAGCCAGTTAGCTAAAATCAGTTTAGACGACAACCAAGCGAAACTAGATCCGTTTTTAAAGTAATCACAAGCATTTGCCTCGCTCTCCTTTACATACACGCTTATGTCAAACTGTTACTTTTGCAGTAACAGGCTGACTAATGTGATCGTTATGTTGTTTTTTTTCCTGCGTCAGGCATAAGAAAATGTCGAGGCTAAAGAGAGGAGGTGCAATCACCGGCAATGGTGTTAGAGAAGGCAAGCTCGAGTGATGGCAGCTGTAAACAGAATAACTGATTTGCAAACAATTCCTTTTTCTTTTGCGATTTCAGATCGAATGAATGCAGTCTGAGTCTGCAGTATGATTTTGCGACTTTTGTTCGCAGTCAGTGCCACTGTGATTCAGAAACTGAAATGCCCATCCGAATATATGTTACAACCTCGATGTACTCCTTAAAAAAAGATATTAAGAGAAGTTTAGCTTATTTGACAATGTCGCAATTAGGTTAGCTGCTTTATTTCATTTGATTACTCATATTTATTCAAAAAGTTCTATTGTTTTTAAGATCCGGAATGCTTATTCATTCAATGGAGAACACTTGCGGGATATCTTATATCttatatatctatctatctatctatctatattaataaaggaagcttttttcgagcgattatagagagtccaacttttgaGAACTACCTAGAATaattttttaatgaaaatatatTTAAAGATAATTATAAGAGATATAAAATTGATTATATGTTTGTGATAAATCGGTTGTGTGGAAGTGTAGACCTAATCAACTTCTATTATCATTTATATCTCATATTCACACCCAAACACTTCCACGTTGTTATTTTGCGTATATAAACCATGCAATGAACCTAATTTTTGCATATATCATGTTAATTTCGTCGCACCTAATACACTTTTATACTATGATATTTAAGGGAAGCCATTTGAAGATAAGGAATTGATTCATTGCAACATCAACAATAAATTACTACGGGTATATTTTACTATAATAACAATGATGATATTAAAGGTAAGTCCGTGGTTTTTTTAACGTGTGCCCTAAAAGCACATGTTAATAATTTATCATGCCTGTGAAGAAGTATATATATCGAGTGTATAAGATAGTTATTACGGTGGcgttattgtttatattattttcTTTTAAATATGTATAAATAAATGTTCTCGCATATTCACTACTAACCATCTAATTACACAACATCAAACATTCATTGTGTTTATTTCGTACGATTTTGTATCAGTATACAATTTATAACGCTACATAATGATTTCGTTGGAGTAATATTACGCTATTAATTGTTTGATGAAGACATGATTGTATTGTGTGAATTAAGTTTACTAATGATGATCTAACGACAATTGAATAAGTTTGCTGATCTTTAATGATGATTGATGAGGAGGATTATCTAATATTACaattttgttgtattttattattactcTTGAATATCACAAACTTTAATCATTTCCGAATTTTTTCTTGATCTTCACGAGTAGAAGATACCAATTGATCGTATGTTTCCATTTAATAACAAGGTAATAATAAGGTTCCTAATTATATTTACATCTTCTATACTCATATTAGATACTTCTTTCGTCCCATTATTCATTAAACTATCGTTTCTATTTTTTTaggggtat from Silene latifolia isolate original U9 population chromosome 5, ASM4854445v1, whole genome shotgun sequence encodes the following:
- the LOC141657152 gene encoding helicase sen1-like, yielding MYSMMMTKMENVVLEEKKKKQGLLDLVFSWSPKDLLNNNLYKNKVTKIPDTFSSTAEYLKSFKLPLIEETRADFCSGLESIAESPASEISKISIDKTHKPPKELHYKITIRPVTDLHNPGGHYDPQSGDVFALSNVRPRNVADLVRPGQNIIFAFVEKASEDEPSILITPSEELDRSELLSKKKETKLFATFVMNLTTNTRIWKALHPSPKSPNLGLLENLLQHNPSGDNEECSVCVSEEVSKARKSSVLAIIRSFELDESQTNAVLSSIDMAKCSHQKNNVKLIWGPPGTGKTKTVASLLFVLLKLKCRTLTCAPTNIAVLQVAERLVKIFLKPVREYDTYGLGDIVLYGNGERMKIDENEELVDVFLQYRIETLVECLCPVTGWKYNLDSMICLLEDPQKQYNTYLGGDKRDDNDNEDIAVDGDAVNPESSKKTKNKKKNKKKMKDIINESLIGNQINQQTGSRMTFEEFVLKKFRSVSLKLVFCAKNLYTHLPTSAVPLYVVKQMIQLINLLKTPGNSKETYQFTDLMFKKTQLISILKELVKGFPRPKFEGTLRNFCLENARLIFCTASGSIKMKSPVEMVVIDEAAQLKECESAIPLQIPGVRNALLIGDDRQLPAMVQSKVSGNVNFGRSLFQRLASLGKKKHLLNIQYRMHPTISSFPNRKFYEKSIVDASNVKLRSYTKTFLKGNMYSSYSFINVSSGKEDFRKGHSPRNLAEAEVVNQIIGKLYSYHCNTKTAISVGVISPYKGQVGLMHENLGKKYAARKGNGFTVNVRSVDGFQGGEEDIIIISTVRCNGNGSVGFLSNHQRTNVALTRARYCLWIVGSGSTLANSGTVWQDLVSDAKMRGCFYNADEAAEFKQTLKPGLIKISRTPSKLDPAESLSSQLAKISLDDNQAKLDPFLKHKKMSRLKRGGAITGNGVREGKLE